One window of Agrobacterium vitis genomic DNA carries:
- a CDS encoding RidA family protein, which produces MTQDRSTTDGLPIPQGLYVPAVRCGHMIFTAGMTPRQNGILQFQGIIEANADPATHAEAVILSCSNALAAAEAQLVAGEKLAAIVSLTVYIATVPGFMAHSKLADYASQFLKDRLGEAAIGCRAAIGVASLPGNAPVEIQLIASV; this is translated from the coding sequence ATGACACAGGACCGGAGCACAACAGATGGTCTGCCGATTCCGCAGGGGCTTTACGTTCCTGCGGTTCGCTGCGGACACATGATCTTCACGGCTGGAATGACGCCGCGCCAAAACGGCATATTGCAATTCCAGGGGATCATAGAAGCCAATGCCGATCCGGCAACCCATGCCGAAGCGGTGATCCTGTCCTGCAGCAACGCACTTGCGGCAGCCGAAGCGCAGCTGGTCGCAGGTGAAAAGCTTGCGGCAATCGTGAGCCTCACGGTTTATATCGCCACCGTGCCTGGCTTCATGGCACATTCGAAGCTTGCCGATTATGCCTCGCAATTCCTCAAGGATCGCCTCGGCGAAGCCGCAATCGGTTGCCGCGCCGCCATCGGTGTGGCGTCCTTGCCCGGCAATGCGCCGGTCGAAATCCAGCTGATCGCCTCCGTCTAA